The proteins below are encoded in one region of Metabacillus dongyingensis:
- a CDS encoding response regulator transcription factor has translation MKAIIIDDEKHVREGLLLLADWDRHGIHTILEAEDGEEAVKLITEHRPEIIFTDMSMPRRDGISLLKWLYSADLGSKTIVVSGYDDFDYMRNAIAYKSFDYILKPIEPDVLNETLERAVTEWKEQARSRNSQAEESRVMNEVKPLYWDQLFSGICTKKEIPQSAEEKIEKEFGISMTLAEKTAAILPIKAIVMKSFQGDYELAYSALSNMFSGILRKQNDGVCFRNINKEAELVILFWKNKNVTYLSEEISALIYHSYKINCILALGKRSIDLSEAYDSSEQVYIKHNLLSKQKIVTSNEVDLKPLLHLFDFSNELKWALKSGSAAQAEIQLDQIFTKLINDHTLSLEQIKLWENQFDLLRSNWIKEYEVHHHPAFYSGTDYWKEDGSFSFEKFKEEKKKEFGQLIKFLSNVKYQKEKNNMQQIEEYLQQHYQEDINLQDIADRFFLSREYISRKFKQDYHATLTDYLTNIRMEKAKKLLENPYLKIYEVAYGVGYQNEKYFSKVFKKQVGVTPNEYRHSLTSKP, from the coding sequence ATGAAAGCAATCATCATTGATGATGAAAAGCATGTTCGTGAAGGTCTGCTTTTATTGGCGGATTGGGATAGGCACGGAATTCACACCATTCTTGAGGCTGAGGATGGCGAGGAAGCGGTAAAGCTGATCACAGAGCACAGGCCGGAAATCATTTTTACGGATATGAGTATGCCAAGAAGAGATGGTATAAGTCTGTTAAAATGGCTATATTCCGCTGATTTAGGCAGCAAAACGATTGTCGTAAGCGGATATGATGACTTTGATTATATGCGAAATGCCATTGCTTACAAGAGCTTTGATTATATTTTAAAGCCCATTGAGCCGGATGTCTTAAATGAAACATTGGAACGGGCTGTGACAGAATGGAAAGAGCAGGCGCGTTCCCGAAACTCTCAGGCTGAGGAAAGCCGGGTTATGAATGAAGTGAAGCCGCTCTATTGGGACCAGCTGTTCTCGGGCATCTGTACAAAAAAGGAAATACCGCAATCAGCAGAAGAGAAAATTGAAAAAGAATTTGGCATTTCAATGACGCTCGCTGAAAAAACAGCTGCCATCCTTCCAATAAAAGCAATTGTCATGAAATCATTCCAGGGTGATTATGAGCTTGCCTATTCTGCCCTTTCAAACATGTTCAGCGGAATATTAAGAAAACAGAATGACGGTGTTTGTTTCAGGAACATTAATAAGGAAGCAGAGCTTGTTATCCTCTTTTGGAAGAATAAGAATGTGACCTATCTTTCAGAAGAAATCAGCGCTTTAATTTATCATTCTTATAAAATCAATTGTATTCTTGCTTTGGGAAAAAGATCGATTGATTTAAGCGAAGCCTATGATTCTTCTGAACAAGTATATATAAAACATAATTTATTGAGTAAGCAAAAGATTGTGACAAGTAATGAGGTTGATTTAAAGCCGCTTCTTCATCTGTTTGATTTTTCAAATGAACTGAAATGGGCGCTTAAATCGGGCAGTGCTGCCCAGGCGGAAATACAGCTGGATCAAATTTTCACCAAGCTGATCAATGATCATACACTGTCGCTGGAGCAGATTAAACTATGGGAAAATCAATTTGACTTATTGAGAAGCAATTGGATCAAAGAATATGAGGTCCATCATCATCCGGCTTTTTATTCTGGTACGGATTATTGGAAGGAAGACGGTTCTTTTTCTTTTGAAAAGTTCAAAGAAGAAAAGAAAAAAGAATTCGGTCAGCTAATCAAATTTCTCTCTAATGTGAAGTATCAGAAAGAAAAAAACAACATGCAGCAAATTGAAGAATACCTGCAGCAGCATTATCAGGAGGATATCAATCTCCAGGATATTGCCGATCGGTTTTTCTTAAGCCGTGAATACATTTCAAGGAAATTCAAACAGGATTATCATGCAACACTAACAGATTATCTGACAAATATCCGCATGGAAAAAGCAAAAAAGCTGCTTGAGAATCCTTATTTAAAAATATATGAAGTGGCATATGGTGTAGGTTATCAAAATGAAAAGTACTTCAGTAAGGTGTTTAAGAAACAAGTTGGGGTTACACCAAATGAATACCGGCATTCCCTGACTTCTAAACCGTAA